In one window of Podospora pseudopauciseta strain CBS 411.78 chromosome 2 map unlocalized CBS411.78m_2.2, whole genome shotgun sequence DNA:
- a CDS encoding uncharacterized protein (EggNog:ENOG503P8BT), translated as MARKKKSGAARKGIDGQLALPRHDMDPRPETSPYASPTCTVPFASPLTLPKDILLRSPRLHAAYEDNLPELPEISDDVSHVLVHYLHTGTYETLKPKAADDLPRQIAELKTSIQAYAAAKHYDLPDLMKLAEAKIERYGEGLPLPSLLEVARDAHPNLCDNDDWFLNFLRAKIRPHLKDAKALRESDLLDQISNILSPNRVLLRTVLEIFCESYVPKPQPPPPSQQAAPQQPQSQQQQQQQPSTPGSSRATSPPPAPGTPMSNIDLRSRTISREDSFPTPSSRKSTKTAVPWPSQDEMSGTDGQHDSPNEAFSDPYLPALPVQTSQQVQVEEPLAQSKPVFELDPISETPTVVEHEEPAREAFREVVEEIKVKAHEQVHTEDLAHLAPVLEEKEKEKEKQVEKLGPVPTLAKQRERADSGKHIDMDPEPAGEFRALPVLQEGPTSSVPIVISDKVPALEPKINPRAALRQADSGFWSEIDTASEHEQAVVGKEALAPAVVEVEVPLTPLQEVLPVAEINELVSAPSKAGDDQERNQNKPSVAAPINDKAKLDSPKDEAKDEASEPAKEEAETASQPALSALLPSPKPAIALPSKLELPAEILEAVSASVAEDTQEQKEEDKEDQMEKSVFPATHLSQEGPSISKEPEVAEAAPAPKVEVENTVTQGTQEDADKVPDVADTVGPAESQTAEQKPQPESEPAASTVEQPQPVPVVVPKTSRARSLRSLKNGVMGRGSSSSLHLTLARTRSKFSSSNKNLPVSVSLPAAESSSAPKPEAEAPAIKGKSQSPAVVSGSGGGWKKKLFRYPVLFGRGM; from the exons ATGGccagaaaaaagaagagcgGTGCCGCCAGGAAGGGAATCGACGGCCAGCTTGCTCTCCCCAGGCACGACATGGATCCCCGTCCCGAGACTTC ACCATACGCAAGCCCCACCTGCACAGTTCCTTTTGCAAGCCCCTTGACGCTGCCCAAGgacatcctcctcagaaGCCCCAGGCTCCACGCCGCCTATGAGGATAACCTTCCCGAGCTCCCAGAGATCTCGGATGACGTTAGCCACGTTCTTGTACATTACCTCCACACCGGCACCTACGAGACCCTCAAGCCAAAGGCTGCCGACGACCTCCCACGCCAGATTGCCGAGCTCAAGACCAGCATCCAGGCCTACGCCGCCGCGAAACACTACGATCTCCCAGACCTCATGAAGCTTGCTGAGGCCAAGATTGAAAGGTATGGCGAGGGCCTgcccctcccttccctgCTGGAGGTGGCCAGAGACGCCCACCCCAATCTCTGCGACAATGACGACTGGTTTTTGAATTTTTTAAGGGCAAAGATTCGTCCTCATCTCAAGGACGCCAAGGCCCTCCGAGAATCCGACCTGCTGGACCAAATCAGCAACATCCTTTCTCCCAACCGGGTGCTGCTGCGCACCGTCCTGGAAATATTCTGTGAGAGCTATGTCCCCAAGCCGCAgcctccacccccatcacaacAGGCTGCCCCACAACAGCCACagagccagcagcagcagcagcagcagcctaGCACCCCCGGCAGCTCGAGGGCgacatcacctcccccagcacCGGGGACTCCCATGTCCAACATAGACCTCAGATCCAGGACCATCTCCAGGGAGGACTCATTCCCAACGCCGTCCTCCAGGAAGAGCACCAAGACAGCCGTGCCCTGGCCCTCCCAAGACGAAATGAGTGGGACTGACGGTCAGCATGATTCGCCCAACGAGGCGTTTTCTGACCCCTACCTGCCCGCCTTGCCCGTTCAGACTTCACAACAGGTGCAGGTGGAAGAGCCGCTGGCACAGTCGAAACCCGTGTTTGAGCTGGACCCCATCTCGGAGACGCCAACTGTGGTCGAGCATGAGGAGCCGGCCCGTGAGGCATTCAGAGAGGTGGTCGAGGAAATCAAGGTGAAGGCGCACGAACAAGTGCACACCGAAGACTTGGCCCACCTCGCCCCGGTgcttgaggagaaggagaaggagaaggagaagcaggtTGAAAAGCTTGGCCCTGTTCCGACCCTCGCAAAGCAGCGCGAGCGCGCCGACTCAGGCAAGCACATCGACATGGACCCAGAGCCGGCGGGCGAGTTCAGAGCTCTCCCAGTTCTCCAGGAGGGCCCCACCTCGTCGGTCCCCATTGTGATCTCCGACAAAGTGCCTGCCCTTGAGCCCAAGATCAATCCTCGTGCGGCCTTGAGACAAGCCGATTCGGGGTTCTGGTCCGAAATCGATACTGCCTCGGAGCACGAGCAGGCCGTCGTCGGCAAGGAGGCTCTTGCTCCTGCGGTTGTCGAGGTGGAGGTACCTCTGACCCCACTGCAGGAGGTTCTGCCCGTGGCCGAGATCAACGAGCTCGTCAGTGCCCCCTCCAAGGCTGGGGATGATCAGGAGCGGAACCAAAACAAGCCTTCCGTTGCTGCGCCTATCAATGATAAGGCCAAGCTCGATTCGCCCAAGGACGAGGCCAAGGATGAGGCCTCTGAACCGGCTAAAGAGGAGGCCGAGACTGCCTCCCAACCGGCCCTGTCAGCCTTGCTTCCCTCCCCTAAGCCCGCCATTGCGCTTCCTAGTAAGCTCGAGCTTCCGGCTGAAATCCTCGAGGCGGTTTCCGCCTCCGTCGCTGAAGACACCCAGGAACAaaaagaggaggacaaggaggacCAGATGGAGAAGTCAGTCTTCCCCGCCACCCATCTCTCCCAAGAAGGGCCCTCGATTTCCAAAGAG CCCGAAGTCGCTGAAGCTGCGCCCGCTCCAAAAGTGGAGGTCGAGAACACCGTCACCCAAGGGACCCAGGAGGACGCCGACAAAGTTCCCGACGTTGCTGACACCGTTGGGCCCGCTGAGTCCCAAACGGCTGAGCAGAAGCCGCAGCCGGAGTCGGAGCCCGCTGCGTCGACCGTTGAGCAGCCACAGCCCGTTCCAGTCGTCGTCCCGAAGACCAGCAGAGCGAGGAGCCTCAGGAGCCTCAAGAACGGCGTCATGGGCAGGGGTTCCTCTTCGTCCCTCCACCTCACACTCGCAAGGACGCGCTCCAAGTtttccagcagcaacaagaacCTCCCCGTCTCCGTTTCACTTCCAGCTGCCGAGTCTTCATCGGCGCCTAAGCCAGAGGCTGAAGCCCCAGCAATCAAAGGCAAATCCCAAAGTCCGGCAGTAGTTTcgggcagcggcggcggctggaaGAAAAAGCTCTTCCGCTACCCGGTTCTCTTTGGTCGTGGCATGTGA